The sequence AAGCTTGAAAAGGCTGATTCCACGCTGGCTCAGAAGGTTGAGGAGCTTAATGTTGAAATCAAGAGAAGAGAGGAGAGCGAAGCCGCGGTAACGAAGCAGACGAGGCTGAACAACATGACGGAGATTCTTCGTTCCATAGCGCACCACTGGCGCCAGCCGATGAACTCGTTCTGCGCCACGGTTCAGCATCTTCAGGATTCATACCCGCTGAACAGGGAAGACAATGAACTGGTTGAGGAAACTCTGGCTTCGGTTGTGGCTCTTTCCGGAACGATAGACAACTTCACTAAGGTTTTCGCGCGGACAGAGCAGTCCGCAGTATTTGACCTCTGCGAGGCACTGGTGGACATCGCGAGGATTTATGAGCCTTATTTCAAGGAGAATAATATCCGTATGACGATAAAACGTGGGCTGGATACTGTGCCTGCCGAGAGCCTGAGCCTTGCGGGACCCGTGTACGAGTGCGGAATCTTTGCGGAGTGCAGTTTCGGCTGTCTGGACGGAAAGGCAATGCGCATAAAAGGAGATCTCGGGGAGTTCCGTCATCTGATTTCGTTTTTCATTACCAACGCCATCGAGTCGGTTCAGGAGAGAAAGCTTCGTGAAAAGAAGATTTTATCTCATGTGGATATTGAATATTTCCGCTCGGAGGGGTATTACTGTATAAGAATTGCCGACAACGGAACAGGCATAAGTAATGAAAACTTCGGCAGGCTTTTTGAACCCTATTTTTCAACCAAAGGGTGCGGATCCGGCAGAGGTTTGGGGCTGTACATGGCTTCCGATATAGCGGACAAATGCTTCGGCGGCTCGGTGCATGCCGAAAAGGTTTCCGACGGGGCTTCATTTATTATACAACTTCGGGGCTGAGAAGAGCTTGCACTCCGCCCCGCAGACGGGCGGTTTTATGGTTAAGTCCATCAGAAGTATAAGGAAAAACACAGCTATACTCCTTGCGTCGGTTCTGGCATTCTTTGCGCTTGTTTTTTCCTCTCTGCTTTATTTTGAACAGAGAAGTGTTCTTGAAACGAAGGTAACCGAAGCCGATAAAAAGATGGTAATGCTTTTCGAGAACCACCTGAAAAGGCTGGCAAGGGTTTATCTTACCCGTTTGTCCGAAATTTCCGATTCCGAAGAGTTCACTGCCGCCCTTGCCGCTGAGGACAGGGAAAAGGTCATCAGAATACTCACTCCCAAATACGAAGCGCTGAAAAGAAATAATCCCTATCTCAATATTATGCACGTTCATACGCAGGATTCCCGTTCATTCGTGAGAATGCACATGCCGGATAAATATGGTGACAGCCTGAGCGCCTACCGTGATTCAGTGAGCGAGGTGAACTCCGGTCTCCATCCGGTTTACGGTTTTGAAGTCGGTGCGGGGGGGCTGTATTACCGTGTGATACGTCCGGTGATAGACAGCAAAGGCAGGCATCTGGGCAGTATAGAGGTGGGCATAGAGCCTCAGTATTTTTATGAAACAGTCAGAGAGTTCATGCCGGAGCTCATTCCGTATATAAGTGTCGCCAAAAGCAGCCTCAGCCCCACTGACGCAGGAGCCGAAGGAAGGATATACCATTCCGGCGGGGAAAATGCCCTTCTTATCGAGGAATATGCCGATACTGACAAAGAAATGATAGAGTCAGGCTCTAAAATCTATGCAGTCTGCCGCGGCGCTGTTTTCAATAACTTCAGGGGACATGAGGCGGCTGTGCTCAGGGCGTTTTATGATGTCACTGATGCCCGTCTGGTTATAGCGGAGAAGACATTCCTCTTTTTTTCCCTTTCAGTTCTGCTTTTCATTCTCCTCTACCTGATAATGCGAAAAGGCTTTGAAAGCTTCCTGAGCTACTACAGCAGCAGAAATACGGAGCTGGACAGCCTCTACGCCCTTTTTGATGAGGGATCCACTGTAATATTCCGCTGGAACAATACCCTGAACTGGGATGTGACCTTCTGCACAGGCAATGTCCGCCGGATTTTTGGCTACGAACCGGAAGATTTCTGCTCCGGTTATGTGAAGTATGTCTCTGTTATACATAAAGAGGATCTGGGCAGAGTGATAGGAGAGGTCAAAAGCTCGGTTGAAAGCGGAGTCGAAAGCTTTATCCATGAACCTTACCGCATAGTTTCCAAAAACAAAGGAGCGAGATGGGTTTTTGACTCTACAAAAATTATAAGGGACGAAAGCGGCAAGGCTCTTCATTTTCAAGGCTATATATGTGACATAACAGATCTTTACACTGAAACAGACGAACTGAAGGCAAACCTGAGCAGGTACAAGCTCGCGGTCGATGCCTCAGGCATTGGTCTCTGGGACTGGAACCTTCTGACGGACGAGGTCAGCTTCTCTCCCGAGTGGAAAGCCATGCTCGGCTACGATGAGAAGGAGATCAAGGGCAGCTCGCAGTCATGGCGGGATCTGCTCCATGCGGCAGACAGGGATAAGGTGGCGGTGGAAGTGGGGAAAATGCTCTCCGGAGAATCAGAGCGTCTTGCCTATGAATTCCGGATGAAATGTAGGGACGGTTCATACAGGTGGGTGAGCTCTTTTGCGAAAACGATTTTCAGTGAAGACGGGAGACCCTTGCGGGCTGTGGGTCTGCATATAGATATAACAGACAGAAAGCTGCTTGAAATAAGACTGGACGACAACGGCAGATTCCTTGAGGTTTTGCTGGAAAATCTCCCTGTCCCCGTATTCTATAAGGATCGCAGCCTGAAATACATCGGCTGCAATCAGCGTTTCCTTGAATTTATGGGCGCGCAGTCCAAGGATGAGATAATAGGTCACAGGGATTTCAATTTCCTTGACGCCAAGCAGTCGGACATACAGAGCAGCTACGACAAACTTGCGCTGGAAGACACGGGCAGAATGCACGAATACGAAGTTGATCTCACCACACTGCGTGGAAACAGAAGAAAGGTAATCATCTATAAACGCGCCTTCAAAAACTCCGCGGGCGAACCGGCAGGCGTAATAGGCGCCTTCGCGGATGTCACGGAGATGAAATCGCTCCAGCGGATGCTGATGAACAACGCCGAAGAGGTTCACAGGGCAAAGAAAGATCTGGATGACGCTCAGGCGCTGGCGAAGATAGGAAGCTGGCGCTATGAGATCGGCACGGGGCGTATGGTCTGGTCAGATGAGCATTACAGGATTCTGGGGCTTGAGAGCGGAAGCGTAATCCCCTCTTTCGAGCTTTTCCTTGAGTTTGTGGGCAAAAGAGACAGAGACAGGATCAAGGAAGTAATAGACGGCGCCCTGAAAGAAAGAAAAGCGTTCAGTGAGGAGCATGTTCTCAATATTCCCGGACAGGAGCACAGGCATGTGCATATGCGGGGCAGCGTAATAACCGGAGAAAACGGATCTCCTGTTGCGCTCATAGGCACTCTTCAGGATGTCACGGATATAAAGAACGCTCAGCTCGCGCTGGACAGAATGAACCGGATGCTCTCTGAATACACTGAGATAGTTGATAAAAATGTCATAGTTTCAAGAACTGACTTAAACGGCAGGATACTTTACGTGAGCGAGGCTTTCTGCCGTGCCGCCGAGCTCCCACGTGAGGAGCTGATCGGCAGAACGCACAGCGTACTCTCTCACCCTGACATGGACAGGGAAGTCTACAAAGATCTCTGGGAGACCATAACATGGGGCAATGTATGGAAGGGTGAGCTTAAAAACCGCAGCGGAAAAGGGAACGATTACTGGATCTACGCTACCATATCGCCGACATACGGCAAAAGCGGCAGAATAAACGGGTACACTGCGGTAAGCACTGACATAACCGTGAAGAAACAGATGGAGAGGCTCTCCGTCACAGACCCTCTCACCGGACTTTACAACAGGCTGAGGCTGGACACTGTTTTCAGAAAAGAGCTTGAAAGATGTGAGCGCTACGGCTGCGCTCTTTCTGTGATTCTTATAGATGTTGACGGCTTCAAGTCTATAAACGACAGCTACGGTCACCAGACAGGTGACATAGTTCTTCGTGAGGCGGCAGAGGTTCTCAGGAATAACATCAGGAAAACAGACACGATCGGGCGCTGGGGCGGTGAGGAGTTTCTTATTATCTGCCCCGAGACCGATCTTGAGGGTTCCGTAAGGCTGGCTGAAAAGCTCCGCACCGCTGTGGCAGGCTATGAATTTATGATAGTGGGCAGCGTTACATGCAGCATAGGCGTTACAGAATACGAAGAGAACGCAGGGGAAAGCGTTATGATGAAGGCTGCGGATCAGGCTCTCTATCAGGCAAAAAGAGAGGGGCGCAACCGTGTTGTATCCCGCAGTGTTGTGGCGGGCTGAAAAACGTCCGCTCCTCATGTAATTTTTTTAAATACAGTTTTACCAAACCCCGCCATACAAACAGCGTTCAATAAATCATGACGAAAATTGTCTTTTTTCAACAGAAACATACTGATTTGCTAGGGCATAAAGAATGTAAAGAAACAGCTTTGCAATCTTAACCGCCGATATACAAGATTAAAACCCCCTTAACATTCTTGGATCTATAGTAACACTAGAGTAAACATCAGGAGGTCCAGAATGTTTAATTTTATTAAGGTCGGCTTCATCGCGCTGACGTTATTCCTCACGGCTTTCGCCGTTTATGCGGATAAGCATCCTGAGGAGATAGGGAACAAGGACTGTATGGAGTGCCATGCTGAGGTGACTCCCGAGACGGTTCAGCAATGGGAAGAGAGCGCACACGGCTTCACAGGCGTTAAGTGCGGAGTATGTCACGGTGACGAGTTTAATTTCAAAAAAATTCCCGCAAACGAAACCTGTCGGGGCTGCCACGCAGAACAGGTGGAAAACAACTTCATGGCGGACAAGCCATGCGCCATGTGTCATCCGGCTCACACTTTCACCGTACATAAACAGAAAGACTACAAATAACGGAGATTTATTATGAATGTTTCAAGACGGGATTTTATAAAGCTTACAGCCGCAGCGAGCGCAGCGGCGGCAGCGGGCATCTCTTTCCCCGAAGCCGTGCAGGCGGAGGAAAAAGCGGATGTTGATAAATGGGTAAAAGGCGCATGCCGTTTCTGCGGAACAGGCTGCGGTGTTTATGTGGGCGTTAAAAACGGCAAGGCGGTCGCGATAAAAGGAAACACCGATGCCAAGACAAACTTCGGGTTTCTCTGCGTTAAGGGTTTTCTCGCTTTTAAATGTATGTACCACAAGGACAGGCTGAAAATGCCCCTTGTCCGCCAGAAGGACGGCAAATTCAAAGAGACTTCATGGAACGAGGCGCTTGATCTCGTGGCAAATAAATTCAAATACCTCCGTGACAAATACGGCAAGGACGCTGTGGCTTACTACGGCAGCGGTCAGTGCACCACGGAAGAAACATACACATTCAACAAACTCTGGAAAGGCGGCTTCCGCAGCAACATGGTGGAAGGAAACCCCAGACTCTGCATGGCGTCCGCTGTTGCGGGATATGTCTCAACCTTCGGTTCAGATGAGCCCATGGGCAGCTATTCAGACATAGAAAGCTCAAAATGTATCTTCATCACCGGTTCAAACATGAGCGAATGCCACCCTGTAATCTACAGAAGGGTAATGCGCCATAAAATGAAAAACCCCGATGTGAAGATAATCGTCTGCGAACCCAGAAGAACCAGCACATCAAAAATAGCCGATCTCTGGCTTCCGAATGACCCGGGCACAGACCTTGCTGTTTTCCACGCTATGGCGAATGTTATCATCACCAAAAACCTGCACGACAGGGACTTCATCGCCAAACACGCCCGCATCACTACAGGCAAGGATGTTGTGGATTTTGAGGAGTATAAAAAATTTCTCGCGCAGTTCACCCCCGAGGCGGTGGAAAAGCTCACCAGATGTCCGGCAGACCATATAGTGAAGGCTGCGGAATGGTTCGCCACAAGCGGCGCTACCATGTCCATGTGGTGTATGGGTCTTAACCAGCGTAAAAGAGGGATGTGGGCAAACAACCTTGTGCATAACCTTCACATCATCACGGGGAATATGGGCAAGCCCGGGGCGGATTCCTTCTCGCTTACAGGTCAGCCCAATGCCTGCGGCGGCGTGCGTGAAACAGGCGCCCTCTCCCACCTTCTGCCCGGTACTAAGCCGGTGGCAAATGATAAATGGCGTGCCCATGTGGAAAAAGCTTGGGACATTCCGGCAGGTACAATAGACCCCAAGCCCGGGTTCCACACCATGCTGATGTTTGAAAAACTCGGCGCTGAGAGCGATGCTGAGAAACCTGTAAAAGGCATGCTGGTCAGCACCACCAACCCAGCTCAGTCTCTGCCCAATCTCAATAAATATATCAGGGGTATGCAGGACAGCTTTTTGGTGGTTCTGGATATTTTCCCCACGAGAACAACCCAGCTCGCGGATGTGATACTTCCTGCCGCTTTCCTCTATGAAAAAGGCGGCGTATTCGGCTGCTCCGAACGCAGAAGCCAGCTTACGGAAAAAGCCGTGGAACCCATAGGGCAGGCTAAGCCCGACCTGTGGATAGTCGCGCAGATAGCCAAAAGAATGGGCTTTGAAAAGCTCATTCCATGGAACGGCAATGATTCCATGAAGGCAAACGAGCAGGCATGGACAGATTATATAACAGTGACAAAGGATACCGAACACACTCTCTGGGGCGCCACATACGACAGACTGAAAAAAGAGAAGGCGGGTCTCCAGTGGCCCTGCCCGTCCGTGGAGCACCCGGGAACGGAGAGACGCTATGTCAGAGGGCTTGACCCGATGTTTGAGCATCCGGCGGAAAAAGGCAATATTCCCGACAGCGCTCAGGTCTACTTTTATGCGGATGCGAAGAAGGAGGGCAAGCTGAATCTTTTCCTCCGCCCCTATGAAGGTCCCGGTGAAATGCCCGACAAGGATTTTCCCTTCTTCCTCACTACAGGAAGAGTCGTGGAGCAGTGGCACACGGGAACCATGACAATGCGTATTCCCGAAATAGCGAGAACTCACCCGAACGCATATATAGAACTGCATCCGGATGATGCAAAACAGCTCGGTATAACCGCAGGGGACATGGTGGAGATCGTGAGCAGAAGGGGCAGAAGTTCTATGCCCGCAAGAATAACAAAAGGGACTCTCCCGGGTGTTGCCTTTGTTCCTTGGCATGATCAGGCAATGGCAAGAATGATTAACTTTGTGTGCAATGACGTGGTTGACCCCGACTCAAAGGAACCTGAGTACAAGGTAGCCGCTGTGCGCATTAACAAAATAAGCGGACCGAAAGACGTTGCCGACAAATACATAATCAGTGACGTAAACGCTCCTTTCGCTTAAACCTCCATCTCTTCGGATCCGCCTCTTCGACCTGAGGCGGATCCTGCCTTGTAAGGAGAATTTATTATGATATTCACAGGCAGCATCATCAATTTTGAAGACGGAAAAAAGGAAGCGGCGCTTGAAGTGCTTAAAACCTGTCCGCAGATAGAAGTTCACACCTTTTCGGAGGATGGGCGCAGCGCCGTGGTCTCCATAGAGACCGAAGACAGCAAAGAGCTGGAAGCTATCACGGACAGGCTGAAAAAAGAAAGCAGCATAAAAGATATAGCTCACCATTACATGTACTTCGGAGAGGAGACGGAAAAGCTTCTTTCAGAGAGTGCGCAGTCCCCTGAGCTCGGTGAATTTTTTAAAAGCGCGAGGACAAAAAACGGCAAAGCTGTATGAGTCTTCGTGAAAAGGTAAAAAACTACCTCAGCAAAAACCCGTTCAAGGGTTACTTCAAACGAAACAGACTCCGTCCGCCCGGCGCGGTGACGGAAGAGAGGTTCATGGAGCTCTGCATCCGCTGTGCGAGGTGTATCGAGGTCTGTCCTTACGAATCCGTTAAAAGAGCGGATCTCTTCGACAGGCTCCAGATCGGAACCCCGTACATATACGCTGATGAGAGGGCATGCTATCTCTGCATGCTCTGCCCCTCCGTGTGCCCCACTGGAGCCCTTGATCCCAAGCTTAAGGAGCCTGAAAAGGTGCGCATGGGTCTTGCCTACATAGAGCAGGACAAGTGCCTGAACTACCTCTACGTAAAGGACGAAAACGCAGGCGGAACCCAAGGGTTCGCCACCATCTGCTCCACATGTTACAACACCTGCCCCTACACGGATGAGGCGATCAGGATGGAGCAGTTTCTACTCCCCGTGATAACCGACAAATGCACGGGCTGCGGAATCTGTGTGGAGAAATGTCCCACCGATCCGAAGTCCATAAGCATTATTCCCGCCGGAATGGGGAACGAAGACTTGGCAGGGCTTTATTATCAGCGCTCCCGCAAAAATTTCAAAAAGGCTGAGGAAGCCGAAGGATACAGCGGGGACGACGCCATAAAGAAAAAAATGAGCATAGACACGGCGGGCGAAAAGCCTGAGTTCAAATTTGATTATGAAACCACGGATAAGATAGATGGCTGGACAGAGTAGAATAAAAAAATACAGGCGGCTCGTGCAGACTGCGGTTTTTTTGATGATGTTCATCATCCCGCTGCTGAACATGTTTGAGATATATTTCATCAAGGGAACCTTTTATTCCATTGATGTGGGCAGCGCGGCGGCGGCGGATCCGATCGCTGTTTTTCAGGCGGCGATGTCGTCGAAATCAGTGAATGTTTACATGGCGCTCTCGGTTGTGATACCGATACTGCTGATGCTGCTGGCGGGGCGTGTGTGGTGCTCATGGATGTGCCCCTATCATTTCATAGCCGAGGGTGTGAGCTTCATTAAGAAAAAACTCGGCATGAAAAAGAGCTTTCCAGTTTATTCTCCCGCCGCCAAAAGGCGGACAGAGAACCAGAGGCTTATTATTCTCGTATGTTTTATCGCCCTTGCCGGAGTTGCGGGCATTCCTCTTTTGAACCTTATATCAGCTCCGGGTGTCATATCATCACAGGCGCTTGTGCTGGTTAAATTCCGATATGTCACATTTGAGCTGGTGTTTATCTTAGCGCTGATAACCGCCGAGTTTGTGCTTTTCCCTTTCTTCTGGTGCAGGCTTTTCTGCCCCACGGGAACATTCCTATCTCTGTTTAAGACGGAGCGGGGGATGCACCTGAAAAGAACGGCTGAAAGCTGCTCCATGTGCGGCTCATGCAGAAAGGTATGCCCTATGGGGCTTGACCCTGTGACAGACGGCAGCAGCCTCCTGTGCCACAACTGCGGTGACTGTATTGACGCCTGTCCCGACAACAGAAAAAAAGAAACCCTCCGCTTCATAAGCGGCAGGCAGAACTTCCCCTCATAGACTTCTCCTTACAGCTTCCCTTCTTTCCGAGGCATCGGGAAGAAGGGTTTTTCTTATTCACTCTGAAAGCTGTTTCCGCACTTGTTTAATCTGTTTATAAATAAGAACATTCTTCCTGCAAGCGGAATAAAAGACTTGATCTTGCGTATAAAAATGCTTTATATATCAAATATAGCAATAACCAATATTCAGTTATTCATATTTGATAAGGACAAGGTATTATGTGTAAAATTGAGGTTAAAAACCTTTATAAACTCTTCGGTGAAAATGTCTCCCATGCCATTAATGACATGAAAAAGGGCAAGGGAAAAGAGGAGATTATGAAGAAGCACGGCGCTGCCGTGGGACTTGACAATGTGTCCTTCTCAGTAAAAGAGGGGGAGATTCTTGTGGTTATGGGGCTTTCCGGCTCGGGCAAATCCACGCTGATACGCTGCCTTAACAGGCTCATAGAGCCAACAGAGGGCGTGATCACCATCGATGGGCAGGACATCACCCGCTTTAACAAGGATCAGCTGCGGGAACTGCGCTCAAAAAAGTTCGGTATGGTTTTCCAGCGCTTCGCACTCTTCCCTCACAAAAGTGTCATCGAAAACGCCGCTTACGGGCTTGAGGTGCAGAATGTGCCCAAGGAGGAGAGGCTTAAGCGTGCGGCGGACTCCCTTGAGCTTGTGGGTTTAAAGGGTTGGGAGGAGTATTATCCCGAAAACCTCAGCGGCGGTATGCAGCAGAGGGTGGGACTTGCCAGAGCCCTTGCCGTGGAGCCGGACATTCTGCTCATGGACGAGGCGTTCAGCGCTCTTGATCCGCTGATAAAGCGTGAGATGCAGGATGAACTGCTCTCTCTTCAGGCGAGGGTTAACAAGACTATAGTTTTCATCACCCATGATCTGGACGAGGCTCTGAAGCTGGGCGACAGGATTGTCCTGATGAAGGACGGGCGTGTGGTGCAGATAGGCGAACCCGAGGAGATACTCACAAACCCCGCAAACATGTACGTGGAAAAGTTTGTGGAGAATGTGGATCTTTCCAAGGTTCTTACCGTTTCCAGCGTGATGATAAAACCCTTCGCCGTAACCTATCCGAAGGACGGTCCCAAGTCTGCGCTTCTTAAGATGAAGGAGGCGGGTATATCGTCCGTCATGGTGGTTAACAGGGAAAGGCAGTTCATGGGCATAGTCCATGTGAAGGACGTGCGCAAGGCGGCGGAGCTTAATCATAAGACTCTGGAAGAGGTTCTGGACAGAGATGTTGTGAGCGCTCTGCCGGATGAGAACATAAGCGGGCTTTTCACGGCGGCTAAGTTTCCCATAGCCGTTGTGGACGAAAAGGGCGTGCTGAAAGGCGCTGTTGTGAGGGGTTCGCTCCTCTCCGCGCTATCATTTGAAGGTGGCGTAGGCAATGGATAGCATACCGAAGTTTCCCCTCGGGGATATAATTGAAAAATTTATCGATTTTACCACTGAGCATTTCTCCGATTTCACAAGGGCAGTGTCTGATATAACGGAAACCGCTCTGGATAACCTCATAGACGGGATGCTGTTTTTTCATCCCATATTGTTCATCGCCGTTGTCGGCGGGCTTCTGTTTAAGTTTTCAGGCAGAAAAATAGCCATAGGCAGTGTGGCGGGCTTGCTGTTTATACTGAATCTGGGACTTTGGAACGCAACAGTCTCAACTCTTGCTCTCGTGCTGTCGGCGACTCTGGTATCAATTGCCGTGGGCATACCTTTGGGTATTATGGCGGCGCTCTACAGACCGTTCAACAGGGTGCTTATGCCTCTGCTCGACTTCATGCAGACTATGCCCGCTTTCGTTTATCTGATTCCCGCTATTCCGTTTTTCGGTCTGGGTCCCGTGTCTGCCATTTTTACGACTGTGATATTCGCTATGCCTCCGTCCATAAGGCTCACCTGTCTCGGAATAAGTCAGGTTCCCTCAGAGCTCATTGAGGCTGCGGATGCGTTCGGCTCAACCAAAAAGCAGAAGCTGTTCAAGCTTCAGCTTCCCCTTGCCATGCCTACCATAATGGCGGGCGTGAACCAGACAATCATGCTGGCGCTCTCCATGGTGGTTATCGCCGCTATGATCGGCGCGGGAGGACTTGGCGGAGAGGTCTGGAGAGCTATACAGAGACTCTGGATGGGCAGAGGCTTTGAGGCGGGTATTGCGGTGGTGATCATTGCGATGATCCTTGACAGGGTCACGCAGAGAACAGCAGTTAAAAAGAAATAGAGGATTGCTCAGTGTTATTTCGCGGTCATTGCGAACGAAGTGAAGTAATCTCTTATGCGTCAATCAGGCAGAATGTGCGGGTTGACGCTGTTAAAACAGTTCCAAGTATGGAACTGCGCCGTGCGAAGCGAAGCCGCATTCACTGCGGCGTGAGCGTGTATGCTGAATTTCCATGGATGGAAAATTCAGCATTATCAATACATGGCGTTTGCGGAAACGCAACTACAGTTCCAAGTATGGAACTGCGCCGTGCGAAGCGAAGCCGCATTCACTGCGGCGTGAGCGTGTATGCTGAATTTCCATGGATGGAAAATTCAGCATTATCAATACATGGCGTTTGCGGAAACGCAACTACAGTTCCAAGTATGGAACTGCGCCGTGCGAAGCGAAGCCGCATTCACTGCGGCGTGAGCGTGTATGCTGAATTTCCATGGATGGAAAATTCAGCATTATCAATAAAAGGAGGAAACTTATGAAGAAGATTACAAAGTTATTTACAGCGGCGCTGCTCAGTCTCGTGATTTTCACGGGTGCGGCACAGGCTAAGGAAAGGGTGGAGCTTGTATATGTGGAATGGGCAAGAGCCGTTGCCATAACCCATGTGGCGGGGGTATTGCTTGAGGAGATGGGATACGATGTCAAAACCAGCTCAGTGGCAAACGCCGCCATGTGGGCTTCGGTTGCGGAGGGTGATTCCGATGCTCTTCTCTGCGCTTGGCTGCCCGTTACCCATGCGGATCTTTACACTAAGTACAAAGAAAAAATAGTCGACCTCGGTCCCAACTATGTTGACGCCAAGCTCGGTTTTGTTGTTCCAGCTTATGTCACAATCAACTCTGTCAGAGAGATGGGCGCGAACATAGACAAATTCAGAGGGAAAATAATCGGTATCGATCCCGGCGCGGGCATGTCAAAAGCCGCTGAGGAAGCTATAGCAAAAAATACCGCAGGCATCGGCAAGTTTGAATATGTCTCCGGCAGCGATGCGATAATGGTAGCCTCGCTCTCAAACGCCATTAAAAGAAAGGAATGGATAGTCGTTCCCGGCTGGCAGCCCCACTGGATGTTCGGCGAATGGGATCTTAAGATACTCGATGATCCGGATAAAATATTCGGCGGTGCGGAAACAATCAACACAGTCGTGAGAAAGGGTCTGGATAAGGATATGCCCGAAGTCTACACTTTCTTAAGTAAATTCGACTGGAAGCAGATTGATCTCAGCAGCGCCCTTGTGGACAACAAAAACGGCATGGACCCCAAGAAAAGCGCCGAAAAATTCGTAAAAGCCAACAGAGCCAAGATAGACGAACTGCTGAAAGCAGTGAAGTAAGCTTTTCAGGAAGAAAAGCCGCATTAAGATACTTGAGAAGACCTTTCTTTAATGAAAAAGAAAGGTCTTCTCAAACTCTTCCCAAAGAAACCAGATTTTTGAAAGAGTACAAAAGCTTTGAATAATATTCGGTTTTTTGAAGGGTTAGGGAAACTTTTTTGCCGTAAAAAAAGTTTCCCTAAAAAGTTTAGAATATAAAAAGCCTATTTTACAGGTCTATCTTTTTAACTTCGGGATCAAGCAGGCTGATTATCTTGCCCAGATTCTGGAGAAGATCCCCTGTTTCCTGCTCCGTTACCTTTGTATTGTCAAAAAAACAGTCATGATCAAATATCTGCAGCGATTTTTCCGCAAAGATTTTCCCTTCCTCAGTGAGGCGGAGGTGGATTGCTCTTCTGTCTTTTCCGGTTTTAACCCTCTGAACATAGTTCTTAAGCTCCAGCCTGTCTATTATGCCTGTGATTGCGCTGTTGTTGAGGTTCAGGCGTCTGGTAAGCTCAGTGAGGTTCAGCTCAGGCTCTGCACGGAGCTCATTCAGACAGAGGAGCTGCGGAAGCGTGATATGATACTTGTTGCTGAGGTATTTTGAATATTTGTCCAGATAGCGGGAAAGTTTTCTTATTTCGTTTATAATGCTCACAGTGGTTTCGGTGTTCATCTAAAAAATACCTCGTTCAAATGGTGATGTTGTAAGATTTCCTGTTATAAAAGTCAACAGAATTAGGGAAAACCGAAAGAAAGAGGTTTTTTGAAGGCTATTTTGTGGTTTTAAAACGTGACATTTTGGTGAAGTCCGGCTTCTCTCTTCCGTTGAAGAAACCGCAGGCGGAATAGTAGCGTATGTCCTCAAGCCAAAGGCGGAAAAATTCCCTGTCGTTGGCGAAGCGGCTTAAGAGCCCCGCCGGATGTTCAAAAAACTCCGTCACAGGTCCCAGAAGGGTTGAGGGATCACGGAAACATTCCCAGTCGCACTTGCGGCAGGATGCTTTGATACCGAAGCCTTTTGCCTCAAACTGTTCATACGCTCCCATGTCCTCTCCCTCTCTGAAGCCGCAGGGGTGAGCGTGACCGTTTTTCCCGTCTATGTAGAAGAAGTCTATGCCGCCTCTGCATCCGTAGTCGG is a genomic window of Geovibrio thiophilus containing:
- a CDS encoding c-type heme family protein, encoding MKLKYLIPVLLIAFFAVSACLFELYRARTVFRNSALAQTKQIYDILLATRQWNAMLGWIYAPVSDDCPPNPYLQVDNRDVRTESGELLTMVNPAYMTRQIGEIISRRINIRIKLTGNNPLRPENAPAPWEAEALKRFEQGQKEYYLWEEDNGSHYIRYAAPLFVQAECLHCHDGYSPGEVLGGLSIVRNLDMLRSSHMAKNQWTVSLMFIFGSLAVAVIYLLQKKLEKADSTLAQKVEELNVEIKRREESEAAVTKQTRLNNMTEILRSIAHHWRQPMNSFCATVQHLQDSYPLNREDNELVEETLASVVALSGTIDNFTKVFARTEQSAVFDLCEALVDIARIYEPYFKENNIRMTIKRGLDTVPAESLSLAGPVYECGIFAECSFGCLDGKAMRIKGDLGEFRHLISFFITNAIESVQERKLREKKILSHVDIEYFRSEGYYCIRIADNGTGISNENFGRLFEPYFSTKGCGSGRGLGLYMASDIADKCFGGSVHAEKVSDGASFIIQLRG
- a CDS encoding PAS domain-containing protein — protein: MPKRFPTGLHLLYNFGAEKSLHSAPQTGGFMVKSIRSIRKNTAILLASVLAFFALVFSSLLYFEQRSVLETKVTEADKKMVMLFENHLKRLARVYLTRLSEISDSEEFTAALAAEDREKVIRILTPKYEALKRNNPYLNIMHVHTQDSRSFVRMHMPDKYGDSLSAYRDSVSEVNSGLHPVYGFEVGAGGLYYRVIRPVIDSKGRHLGSIEVGIEPQYFYETVREFMPELIPYISVAKSSLSPTDAGAEGRIYHSGGENALLIEEYADTDKEMIESGSKIYAVCRGAVFNNFRGHEAAVLRAFYDVTDARLVIAEKTFLFFSLSVLLFILLYLIMRKGFESFLSYYSSRNTELDSLYALFDEGSTVIFRWNNTLNWDVTFCTGNVRRIFGYEPEDFCSGYVKYVSVIHKEDLGRVIGEVKSSVESGVESFIHEPYRIVSKNKGARWVFDSTKIIRDESGKALHFQGYICDITDLYTETDELKANLSRYKLAVDASGIGLWDWNLLTDEVSFSPEWKAMLGYDEKEIKGSSQSWRDLLHAADRDKVAVEVGKMLSGESERLAYEFRMKCRDGSYRWVSSFAKTIFSEDGRPLRAVGLHIDITDRKLLEIRLDDNGRFLEVLLENLPVPVFYKDRSLKYIGCNQRFLEFMGAQSKDEIIGHRDFNFLDAKQSDIQSSYDKLALEDTGRMHEYEVDLTTLRGNRRKVIIYKRAFKNSAGEPAGVIGAFADVTEMKSLQRMLMNNAEEVHRAKKDLDDAQALAKIGSWRYEIGTGRMVWSDEHYRILGLESGSVIPSFELFLEFVGKRDRDRIKEVIDGALKERKAFSEEHVLNIPGQEHRHVHMRGSVITGENGSPVALIGTLQDVTDIKNAQLALDRMNRMLSEYTEIVDKNVIVSRTDLNGRILYVSEAFCRAAELPREELIGRTHSVLSHPDMDREVYKDLWETITWGNVWKGELKNRSGKGNDYWIYATISPTYGKSGRINGYTAVSTDITVKKQMERLSVTDPLTGLYNRLRLDTVFRKELERCERYGCALSVILIDVDGFKSINDSYGHQTGDIVLREAAEVLRNNIRKTDTIGRWGGEEFLIICPETDLEGSVRLAEKLRTAVAGYEFMIVGSVTCSIGVTEYEENAGESVMMKAADQALYQAKREGRNRVVSRSVVAG
- a CDS encoding cytochrome c3 family protein — protein: MFNFIKVGFIALTLFLTAFAVYADKHPEEIGNKDCMECHAEVTPETVQQWEESAHGFTGVKCGVCHGDEFNFKKIPANETCRGCHAEQVENNFMADKPCAMCHPAHTFTVHKQKDYK